The Arachis ipaensis cultivar K30076 chromosome B07, Araip1.1, whole genome shotgun sequence genomic interval CTTATTATTATTCCCTCCCATCATCAACACTTTTGAAAGAGGAAGATGTTTGGGAAGGTCCTTTGGGTCGGGTCCCCGGCGGTGGCTACTATTATCATGTTCAGAGGAGGATCTCTTCTTCGTTGATGCTTTGTTGGATTTCTTTGGAGATGAGATCATGAGGCTCTGGCTTCTAGAAAGCAAAGGCTGGTGATGTTGATGTTGATTATGAATTGATGAAGCATTTGGCAGAGGAAGGAgcggtggttgttgttgttgatgttgaTAATGAACTAAAGAGTTGGCGCGTGACGGAGGATTCAAGAGACCTGCAGCTGCAGCAGCATACGCATATGTATTGTCAAGAGGAGTAACGTGATTACCTACTCTTCCTCCTCCGATTCTCTTGTTGCTGCTGCTGGCGGTTTTGATTATTCTGATCTGCTTGTTCTTGTTTGGAGAAAGTAGTGATGATGATTGTTGGCAGAAAGCTTCCATTAAATTAAATCAAGAAGGATCAAACAgtaatcaaacaaagaaaatatatGTGTGGATTGTTGATGAGtgcaatacaaaaaataaaacagCTCAGTAGCTGCCTGTGATGAAAATTTTATACAAATATTATGAACAAAGGTGTAAttgaagttaaagaaatgaacaAGATACAATCTCTAAGATGATATATACTAAGCTTAGATTGATTGTGATCTTATGAAATAAGCAGATCAGCAGAACAAGACTTTAACTAACTTAATTATCAATGAAACGTAACAAGATGAAGAAGGATCATAAGTTAGAACTATAATATAATGGATCAAAGGGACCCTGCTTTTCAAAAGAGATGGGTTTTCTTCCCCTTCATTAATTTGTTAGCGTGCAAAGGGTCGATGCTCGTACACCTTTTTATATATAAAGCAAGATGAAGATCAATGCCCTCAACGGCTATCTTATTCATATTGTCAAATACATCACTCAATTATTATTGATTAGGACATAATTCATCTAAACAATGTATGAGAATATTCAATATGTTTTCCATTTAAAGGAGAAGATAGAATTACCTATAATATAACGTCATGATTGCAAATATTTAATTTGTAATTACTAttaagaaaacaataatgtcgcGATTACTCGTAAATTACCGACAACCATTTTGGTCGGTTACCATACATGTTATTTTTTGGCACCGTGGAAATACTAACTGTAGGGCGGCAACCGCCAAAGCATTGAGAACCGTTAGATTTTGTCTTTATAAAATAGCCGTTGAGAAGAAAGTGACCGTAGATTTGCCTTATCGGGTTGCTCGAAATTGGACTGAGTTAGACAAAATAATACAATCCTGGCCATACACGTCTTCATTTTGGTTGGTCCCAACCTTTCGATATTTTTTTATTGTCCAGTGACCTCATGCACTGGGAATAACCTTGGGcttcataattttattttattttaattttttaatcaacttgtggttcttattttatttttaagcttagGTGAGTAATCTCCAAACTCCAATCGCATATCACGCTACTCTGCCTACTAAACCATATCTTTTCCCATCTTTATATTGTAACTTGATTAGCCTCATAATTTTATTTGAGCAGttgtattatttaaaaaaaattcttttagtCACTNNNNNNNNNNNNNNNNNNNNNNNNNNNNNNNNNNNNNNNNNNNNNNNNNNNNNNNNNNNNNNNNNNNNNNNNNNNNNNNNNNNNNNNNNNNNNNNNNNNNNNNNAACTTCGCACGTCATATTTCGTTGTTTAATACATTAATTCATAAATCGCCGTAAATATAAGTAATCGTGAAAAATATGAGTCGTAGACTCGTAGTCCCTTTCTTACGTAATATCTCAATAATGATATTATTCTTAACACACCTGCATAATGCATTCACCATAATTTTTTCTAACATAAAATATTATTTGTCAATTTGAAATATGaagtaaataaatttaaatagacATATTTTATTGTTTTAAGATAAAACTatatttagtcacaaaaaaaaaaagaagataaaactaTATTTGAAGTTTATCTTCCTTTCTTGCGTTTCTTCTGCTGgctactgaaaaaaaaaaaaaaaaaaaccaacaacaacaactgaGAGCCTGTCTTAATCACTCATAGTTTATGAAACACGAAAGCTTCAATCCTTTGTCTACTATCAATGATTCAATGGTTTTTGATGCGAGGTTGGTTCCTTGACCTATGGCATCACTCTCAAGCACTCTACATTTTGTGAGGCAAGGCATATATATATAGGAAGAAATTGATCTTCTCGAATAGGGACATACAATAAACGATATTTTTTAAGGGTTAAGTGCTTGTATATTAGAAGCGCAAAAGAGAAACTTTGTATGAACAAAAATTTAAGAGCttattgatgagagaacttttgcgtggtctaaaaatttgtggataaatcttcgttgtaagtatagtttttaaactttcaaaagtcctttcatacaaacgttttggttgtcacaagtaacaaaccccttttaaaattgataacctaAGTATTTAaatatcgggtcgtcttctcaaggaattgcagggaggtatgttcttattattggttatggagattgtaaatttggggtttcaagaatgaggaacaaatatgacaaataatttaaatagcaattaaaattaaataaataactgtaaaataaacttttggcaaggtatgaaaaattggaagtccatacttagttatctttatcaataataatgaaagttgaaccttaattccacttagttgacctttacgaaagcaaaggaaagtcaagggactaattagtttgatcttcgaatcctatttatttcctaagaaaaggttgggattattgaaattcagttcaattagcaaagataacagttatcaattatgttgagctaagataactcctgagttactgctttcttaaccaagaccaaaaggaaaaaagtaaatttgctggaataaaaatgccttcagatgtaaagcaacaataacataaattaaagaaagcaatcataaactgaaatacctcaaataacattaataagagaaattataatctaacatgaagcgTTCATAAGCCAATTCGGTAACATAAagtatagatacgaataaaagcagtagaataaaaatataaaaggaatattaaacctggaaattgagaagaagaaatcctaattcctttaagaggaatcctaatcctaaatcctaagagagaggagagaacctctttctctaaaaactatatctactcctaaaattgtgaatgtgaaagcttattatgaatggatgcattcctccactttatagcctctaatatgtattttctgggctgagaactgggtcagaaacaacccagaattcgctggttgcgaattcaaacatgctgaattttcgtcactgcgacgcggccgcatggagcacgcggtcgcgtcacctagcgtcaaggcaactatggtatattatatatcaaatcgaagccccgaacgttagctttcgaacgcaactggaaccgcgtcatttggacctctgtaactaaagttatagccgtttgagtgcgaagaggtcaggttggacagcttagcaatttctccaacttcttgtattccttccacttttgcatgcttcctttccatcctctgagccattcctgtcctgtaatctctgaaatcacttaacacacatatcaaggcatctaatggtaataagagaggattaatattagcaaatataagtccaaagaagcatgttttcaatcaaagcacataattaggaaggcaaatgtaaaaccatgcaaatagtatgaataagtgggtaaagagttgataaaaaccactcaaatgagcacaagataaaacatgaaatagtggtttatcaacctccccacacttaaacattagcatgtcctcgtgttaagttcaagagaagctataaagatgaagagaaatggtagaatgcatgaaatgcaacctatgaatgcaactacatgctaaatgcttttacttggttaagagtaaataagtttttCAAGACGAAagtaattcaaattccactaatttaaatcatacaataaaaagcaagtaaacttgtaagaagatagctcatgaaagcagggaacatagaattaagcactgaaccctcactggtagtgtatatcattctaactctcaagtgtctagggtcaatcactctactcttctctagtcatactttttaaaactttgttcttcatctaaccaatcaacaaatatttagcatacaaatgcaaacatcatgaggtcttttcagggttgtaatggggctaaggtaaaggtaaggatatatatatggctaagtgagctataattttgaatctttgactaacctaagctctcacctaatatacatatactctatataactctagaatcatgcctagctatccaaaattcttacttttgtatgattcccatactcatgtaccaaaattttgatatttctttacttttatcacatgtgcattgatttttcattaacttaacattggggtgattttgtccccttatttatttacttattgaatatatatatatatatatatatttaaatatatatatatatatatataatttttttcttttttttgtgtagagaaacaaacataacgtatcaatgcacatggattttctattatttttctattttggtttttcatgagtaggttcccaaattcctaatattcaaataaattagaaacatgttacattcccttattaacccatgttcccacagtttctccacacttagttgatgcacaatctctatcttaagttaaccaaagattcaattgggataattaatttgttttccgcttaaagctagtgatgtggtaaaatatagaacaaatgggggtttacaaggctcaaagtggctgacaaggatgatttaaagggtaggcttatttgagataagtgagcttaaaacaagtaatggcctcaatcatatgcaagcatgtaaatacactaaataatggacatatagaatggaacaaagctaaGATTGCAATcagggaagaaaacacacaagaataaaaatttatggttaaataatgtaaccatataaataagcttaaatctcacatgttgtgtgttctttggctcaaaaaccatgttccaaatacaacttcaacaagttttaacataaaaattttcaatttaaattagtgaaaattttcaaaaatagggtctttaaaagaaacttattatttttcaaccaagtagtatttaaatgcaaacaatcaactacacatgcaatctattatgcaatgcaacaatgaactaatgaagaaaataagatattggtgttgagaagagaataaataacccatggagatcggtatcgacctccccacacttaaagactTCACCGTCTTcgatgcatgctgagatgtgcaggtggacgggtggcttcaactgatgcttttttcTATAGATTGTgtagattgacttgcctgtctccctatgtaaacgtcttccggttccctttcAGGTGGCCatcatggaagcttcaacatgtacgtgagaaaacaatagaagccatggcataccagtggtgcagaatatgcaacataggggaggagtgtgggtaaggagagataatataaattcatgttaatgcaaaagtaatataggtataaaagattggcattgatataaataatattacctatccaaaataaaacaagtcactaagcacccaaaataattcaagagaagatgcaacagttaaataagaaaattttaacaccaaagaaagaaaaattaattaatttagaaaagaaaataaaaatatgcataaaagTAAGA includes:
- the LOC107609881 gene encoding uncharacterized protein LOC107609881, whose protein sequence is MEAFCQQSSSLLSPNKNKQIRIIKTASSSNKRIGGGRVGNHVTPLDNTYAYAAAAAGLLNPPSRANSLVHYQHQQQQPPLLPLPNASSIHNQHQHHQPLLSRSQSLMISSPKKSNKASTKKRSSSEHDNSSHRRGPDPKDLPKHLPLSKVLMMGGNNNKGNMKDMIMSPPPSSLPLPKFSLRSKLSCNAEAAGVDDGATNNLRRLLRLR